In Hyperolius riggenbachi isolate aHypRig1 chromosome 1, aHypRig1.pri, whole genome shotgun sequence, the genomic window cacaagttagcggaaaatgacactttctgacaaaaaaaagaaaaaaaaaaagtttccatttcttctaacttgcaacaaaaaaaatgaaatctgccatggactcactatgctcctctctgaataccttgaagtgtctactttccaaaatggggtcatttgtggggtgtgttcactgtcctggcattttggggggtgcctaattgtaagcacccctgtaaagcctaaagatgctcattggacttttggccccttagcgcagttaggccgcaaaaaagtgccacacatgtggtattgccgtactcaggagaagtagtataatgtgttttggggtgtatttttacacatacccatgctgggtgggagaaatatctccataaatgacaattgttttattttttttacacacaattgtctatttatagagatatttctgccactcagcatgggtatgtggaaaaatacaccctaaaacacattatactacttctcctgagtacggcgataccacatgtgtggcacttttttgcaccctaactgcgctaaggggcccaaagttcaatgagtacctttaggatttcacaggtcattttgagaaatttcgtttcaagactactcctcgcggtttagggcccctaaaatgccaggacagtataggaaccccacaaattaccccattttagaaagaagacaccccaaggtattccgttaggaggatggtgagttcatagaagattttttttttttgtcacaagttagcggaaattgattttaattgttttttttcacaaagtgtcattttccgctaacttatgacaaaaaataaaatcttctatgaactcaccatactcctaacggaataccttggggtgtcttctttctaaaatggggtcatttgtggggttcctatactgccctggcattttaggggccctaaaccgtgaggagtagtcttgaaaccaaatgtcgcaaaatgacctgtgaaatcctaaaggtactcattggactttgggcctcttagcgcacttagggtgcaaaaaagtgccacacatgtggtaccgccgtactcaggagaagtagtataatgtgttttggggtgtatttttacacatacccatgctgggtgggagaaatatctctgtaaatgacaattgtttgatttttttttacacacaattgtccttttacagagagatttctcccacccagcatgggtatgtgtaaaaatacaccccaaaacacaatatactacttcttctgagtacggcgataccacatgtgtgacacttttttgcaacctaggtgcgctaaggggcctaacgtcctattcacaggtcattttgaggcctttggattctagactactgctcacggtttagggccccttaaatgccagggcagtataggaaccccacaagtgaccccattttagaaagaagacaccccaaggtattctgttaggagtatggtgagttcatagaagatttttttttgtcacaagttagcggaaaatgacactttgtgaaaaaaaaaaacaatacatatcaatttccgctaacttgtgacaaaaaataaaatcttctatgaactcatcatacacctaacagaataccttggggtgtcttctttctaaaatggggtcacttgtggggttcctatactgccctggcattttacgggcccaaaactgtgagtagtctggaaaccaaatttctcaaaatgactgatcaggggtataagcatctgcaaattttgatgacaggtggtctatgagggggcaaattttgtggaaccggtcataagcagggtggcctcttagatgacaggatgttttgggcctgatctgatggataggagtgctagggggtgacaggaggtgattgatgggtgtctcagggggcggttagaggggaaaatagatgcaatcaatgcactggggaggtgatcggaagggggtctgagggggacctgagggtttggccgagtgatcaggagcccacacggggcaaattagggcctgatctgatgggtaggtgtgctagggggtgacaggaggtgattgatgggtgtctcaaggtgtgattagaggggggaaatagatgcaagcaatgcactagcgaggtgatcagggctggggtctgaggacgttctgaggtgtgggcgggtgattgggtgcccgcaaggggcagattagggtctaatctgatgggtaaccgtgacaggtggtgatagggggtgattgatgggtaattagtgggtgtttagaggagagaatagatgtaaacaatggatttgggaggtgatctgatgtcggatctgcgggcgatctattggtgtgggtgggtgatcagattgcccgcaaggggcaggttaggggctgattgatgggtggcagtgacagggggtgattgatgggtggcagtgacagggggtgattgataggtgattgacaggagatcagtgggttattacagggaataacagatgtaaatattgcactggcgaattgataaagggggggtctgagggcaatctgagcgtgtgggcgggtgattgggtgcccgcaaggggtagattagggtctaatctgatgggtaacagtgacaggtggtgattgataggtgattgatgggtaattagtgggtgtttagaggagagaatacatgtaaacaatggatttgggaggtgatctgatgtcggatctgcgggcgatctattggtgtgggtgggtgatcagattgcccgcaaggggcaggttaggggctgattgatgggtggcagtgacagggggtgattgatgggtggcagtgacagggggtgattgataggtgattgacaggtgatcagtgggttattacagggaataacagatgtaaatattgcactggcgaattgataaaggggggtctgagggcaatctgagcgtgtgggcaggtgattgggtgcccgcaaggggtagattagggtctaatctgatgggtaacagtgacaggtggtgatagggggtgattgataggtgattgatgggtaattagtgggtgtttagaggagagaatagatgtaaacaatggatttgggaggtgatctgatgtcggatctgcgggcgatctattggtgtgggtgggtgatcagattgcccgcaaggggcaggttaggggctgattgatgggtagcagagacagggggtgattgactggtgattgacgggtgattgacgggtgattgacaggtgattgacaggtgatcaggggggatagatgcatacagtacacggggggaggggtctgggggggggggtctggggagaatctgaggggtgggggggtgatcaggagggggcagtgggggggataaaaaaaaaatagcgttgacagattgtgacagggagtgattgatgggtgattaggggggtgactgggtgcaaacagtggtctggggggtgggcaggggggggtctgaggggtgctgtgggcgatcagggggcaggggggggggaatcagtgtgcttgggtgcagactagggtggctgcagcctgccctggtggtccctcggacactgggaccaccagggcaggaggcagccagtataataggctttgtatacattacaaagcctattatactatttccatgctgcgatccgggtgctagtaacccgccggcgcttccgaacggccggcgggttactacgagcggtgggcggagccagtccccggcggctgatcgcgtcacgaatgacgcgatcgccgcatagccacccacgcagccgcccccgccgatgggcgtattgcggtcgtttgggcccggactttgccgccgcccatcggctgggggcggtcctcaagtggttaacatcatttttaaggttttattaaACCGTTCCACCAGCCCATCTGTCTGAGGGTGGTAAACAGAGGTTCTCATCTGCTTAATCTGGAACAGTTTACACACATCACCCATCACTTTAGACATAAACGGGGTTCCTTGGTCCGTAAGAATTTCCTTAGGAAAACCTGTCCGAGTGAACATATTAAACAATTCTCGGGCGATAGCTTTGGACGTGGGTTTTCTTAACGGAAAGGCTTCCGGGAAGCGAGTGGCATAGTCGAGTATGACAAGGATATATTGGTGCCCCCTGGCAGACTTTACCAGTGGCCCCACTATATCCATGGCAATGCGCTCGAATGGCACCTCGATGattggcaagggcaccaaagggcttcgaaaatgggacactggagcggttaactgacaggtggggcaagaagcgcagtaattctttacttcggcctttaacccaggccagtaaaacctgtcagttatccgCGCCTCCGTTTTCTCGGCACCCAGGTGACCTCCCAATGCTTCATTGTGAGCCAAGTCTAGTACCATCCTCCGAAACTCCTGAGGCACTAGCAGCTGCTCAACAACTTCTTCTCTGACCTTGGCAACCCGATATAACATATCCCCATGAACTGAAAAATGAGggaatctctcctctgccccagGTTCCTGGGGAACTCCATTTACCACAGATACTTGTTCTCTCGCATGGGATAACGTTGAATCCCGCATCTGCGCAGTGATAAACAACCCCTTTGACACATCCAGGTCAGGGAGCATAGATTGGGGGGaagattcctcatcatcctcgcccaacataacttgtaatggggaatcatccGCCCCCCCCTCTgtaacctgctcagggtcccgacaAGGATGGTCAGTCTCATTTTCATCCATTGGCAACATGACATCATCTTTTTGCAATAATACATGAtcattttgcaatacattttctgcaacATTTGTATCTAGACTTGGTACATCAAGTTCTcgggtagggggaggaggggttAAGTTATTATCAGAGTCCTTAAACAACTTCCCCTTGACATTCTCCCACAGTACCCAAAATAGTGGAAAGTCTCGACCCAATATAACTTGGCACATTAGGTTTCTTACCACTCCGACGTCGTGAGTAATTGTCCCACAGTCCGTTGAAATCGACACTGGCACCACAGGATAAGTCTTTGTGTCTCCGTGAATACACACCACCTTAAGCGGCTTTAGCACAGTGTCAATAGTTCCAATCAGATCAGCATGCACCATGGTTaccatactgcctgagtccagcaaggctttggcaggtacctggttcacactgacgggACACACAAAACTCTCCTGGCACTCTGCCAGGCATACCTCCTGGGCAAAAAAGGACACCCTCCGTAGTAcgtcacactgcatgggttcctcctgcagtggacactgggctctggtatGGCCCCAAGCAGAACATCTCCAACACTGGATCACACCTCCCTTCCGGGGTGTAGCCATAGCAGGTGGCAACCCCTGAGCAGCTTTTGGGAATACTTCCCTATTTCTGGTGATGCTGGTTGCGGGGTTCCGTGAAGCACCCTTTCCAGAGTCAGGGAACCTTGCAACACGGGGTAAGATGGGGCCCGCCTGGCCCTTTGGAGAGAGTAGATCTTCCACTACGGTATATCTCTCCACCAACTCCACCAGCTGCTCCGCTTTTTTGGGGTCTGCATGACTGACCCATCGCTGTAGTCCCACTGGCAAGGCACGCAGAAAACGATCCAGCACGAATCGCTCCACCATCTCAGGCCCGGTAAGTACCTCTGGTTGCAGCCACTTTGTCGCCAGTTGGATAAGGTCATACATCTGCGATCTGGCTGGATGCTCCATCCGGTATTGCCAGCTGTACACCCTCTGTGCCCGGACCGCTGTTGTTACACCTAGTCGGGCCAGGATCTCTGCCTGTAGTCGATCATAGTCGAGGGCGTCTGCAGAGTTGAGATCGTAGTAGGCCTTCTGGGGTTCTCCCGTCAGGAACGGTgcaaggcagtggtgctcagcagagctcgaatattcgagtagctcgaatattcgagctcttttccagctattcgagctcggtattcgagctccgaatagctgtagctattcgaatgggctattcgagtacactcgaatagcccattcactattcgagctattcgagcaaacggcgctattcgagctcggtgccgagctcgaatagcatcatagcccagattgatgtccttagagccaatcagagggctcccaggccctctgacggcagccaatcacagagggggaccctggccagcccctaccctataaatagcggccgccatgttccgtttctccgtgcttgcctgagacttgtacagagagagagttgctcctttgtgctttggcttagcaagagctctattgtggtcatttacctagcgtttttgctcacatacacctcctatacacacctatattgttgttagttagttagacattgtattttagttagtagcttttgtgttacatagagacaggccagctgctgcaggcatacAGCTTtacgcctcagggccttgcctgtgtgggcagctgtcctcctgtcctctgtttatttctctctattctataccagtatttctgctgtcctttactactgattgtattagtattgtagttatatactgtaactgtactaggacactcactgtcactgttcataggctactagctgttcctgcgtgtgtgcactcactttctgtgtacacactacacacactctatttccttctgataactgattgattattgtaattgattattgtaattagttagttgtacgtactgttactacttactgtactaggagtctaggacactcagtcactgttcataggctacttactagctcctgcgtgtgtgcactcactgtctgtgtacacactacacacactctatttccttctgataactgattgattattgtaattagttagttgtttgtacttactgttactacttactcttactgtactaggagtctaggacactcagtcactgttcataggctactagctcctgcgtgtgtgcactcactgtctgtgtacacacactacacacactctatttccttctgataactgattgcttattgtaattagttagttgtacttactgttactacttactcttactgtactaggagtctaggacactcagtcactgttcataggctactagctcctgcgtgtgtgcactcactttctgtgtacacactacacacactctatttccttctgataactgattgattattgtaattgattattgtaattagttagttgtacttactgttactacttactgtactaggagtctaggacactcagtcactgttcataggctactagctcctgcgtgtgtgcactcactgtctgtgtacacactacacacactctctttccttctgataactgattgcttattgtaattagttagttgtacttactgttactacttactcttactgtactaggagtctaggacactcagtcactgttcataggctactagctcctgcgtgtgtgcactcactgtctgtgtacacacactacacacactctatttccttctgattactgattgattattgtaattagttagttgtacttactgactgttactacttacttacttactgtactagggacactcactcagttactgttcataggctagctcctgcgcgtgtttgcgcgtgcgtgcactcactgtctgtagtgtacacacactaaatttacttgtgattactactgattattgtaactgctagttgtacttcctgactgttactacttacttactgtactagggacactcactcagtcacctcacccaccaacccactccattaaagtaccccacttttcacccgcccttttaaaaaacttttgtctatacgcccaaaacatcgaagatgtctggaagtggcagccagcgcggtttaggcaaggggaagggcagcaagggaatcaggaggagagggagcagcattgtggcaggccgcggccgcaccaccatgcacagttccgcagcagcagcagcagcgtcagtggctaacattcctcccatagccactggccgtggacgccttgggcgccgcccagcaggagcatctgcaactcacgctgcagagacacagcagcagcagcgtgtagcacctgctccgattttcctccagccgggtcggaaacgtcccattgaggaaaagcatgcagacactgtggtgcaactcatgacggaggatgagcagcccgccatcagctctgcatccgaggcctccaccctcaccaccaccaccaccaccacccctgttcgcagcagccgcccagcagggtctggggaggaggccagttcaccgtcacaagttggcgacctgtcactcagcagtatttttaccccaggcaccatcagggtattgtctgctgttgttggcgatcttgaggaggagatgctgatgggcactttgggggatgagggattggacagcaagactgtggcgacagtcaagcagcccatccatgcatcaggagaggagtttggggggtcctcatcccagcaggacatgtttcaggagggggaggatgttgatgacccggtgacagacagagactgggtgccaccacctccaggggatgtcgtcctcagcagctctgaggaggaggaggaggatgctcttgtgggccttgcaaggaggcgcatcattgcaagcattggcagcagcagtaggcaggtcccacagcctgctggtgtctcaggctcagcagcagcagcagcagcatctgccagtaccaccaccagccgcacccaagccccccaagccccacccccaaccaccacagggagacaggcagcaacgcttccatgccgtagggggatgtttctgtcaccaatctggcgctttttcaccatgcccacagtgtacagcaagtacgccacttgcaaccactgtcagcggaagttgagcagaggtgcagaccccttaaagttctgcaccagctcgctcatcaaccaccttgctgcgaaacatttccaccagcatcaggagttccagaggctgaaggcatctggtgctggcagtggcaccacacccatcactgcacagccttcagcagcagcagcaacagcagccacccgccctcctgctcctccagcagcaccagcaggagtgcggaaacgcactgctcctcccccctctgcaactcctgccgccgacactgtggcctgttctggcagccagtcctcagtggcctcctccgctgtgtctgctgattcccgtgccagcaaaaggccacgccagagccttttgagcgagtccttccagggggtggttagggctctgcctcccagcagccgtcgcgtgcggcagctgaacggcttgctggcacgggccatgtgctcccaactcctgccgtacacgctcgtgcaggaggggagcgacattcgtgcgctgcttacttgcgcagccccagactggcagctccccagcagacactttttctcccgcaaggccattcctgcactgcaccgctttgtgatggccaatgtggagcgagggctggagcacgcggttggtgaaagggtccacgtcaccatggactcctggagcagccgcttcgggacaggccgctacctgtccttcactgtccactgggtcagcttggtggaagggggtgaggatgggagagcagcagcgggcacagcagcagcagcaacacagtgggtggtgccaccccgcagggtcaggggaactgcagcaggttcctccgatcctctgccatcctccggcacacctggccaaaccccccgcctcagcagcagcgtgaaggcccgccactgccaagcgctgctgcacttggtcagccttgggaagaccaagctgacggcaacccatgtgttggccaaactccaggagcaggagaggatttggctgacccccagaggcctcagagtcggagaggtggtggccgacaatggggccaatctggttgccgcaatagacaggggaaacctgacccacatcccctgtcttgcccacgtgctgaacctggtagtgcagaagttcttgcgcacctaccaggggatgggcgaactgctggaaacggcaaggaacgttgtgcgtcacttccggcgctcggctgcagcctgtgcgagcctggaagacgtgcaaaaggagctggatctgccacgccatcggctgatccttgacgttccgactcgctggaactccaccctggcgatgttggagcgtctggttgaacagaagcacgctgtcaaccagtaccttgccctggccactgtttccgccgctcagagaagggacaagaccagcaacatcccgtccatcgtccccgatgatgactggaggcacatgcagcaggtgtgcttagtgctggctccctttctgcaggccactaacatggtgagcagggaccatgctatggtctgcgagtgggtgcccctggtttgtctgctgaacagggccctcgatgctttgctggagcagggagcggcagccttggaccagcaggagcggcaagcagctgcacagtccacctctgagggggaggaggaggaggacttggtggaggtccctgaccttgctggtgatgagggggagcagcacagtgcagaggcagaggaggaggatgaggacagcagcactgccgtcgatgtgccagcagacgtggcccgcctcttcccaatggcagcgcacatgctgacgtgcctgcgcagagaccccagggtgatccagatgaagcagagggaggacatctggatcagcatgatgttggacccacgcctcaaggggaagttgagccagttcctgccgcctgcaggaggagacccagcgcaacaaataaggagcttgcagcaggcccttgttgagcgcttggaggaagccttcccccagccttccacccccactgtccagcagccagcacagaggcagcagcatgtgcctgcatccagcagcaagcgccccacagacctgctgtctctcagccacgagctctacaggactgtagaggctccggcagcagtgactagagaggaggtgcatgcagcagcatcctccaccggtcacagccagcgcctgacccgcatggtggctgactacatggggtcctacagcgggcttgacagcgatgcccctgttgatcccatggagtattgggtcaagcgcctggagatctggagcgagctggcgcagtacgccctggaagtgctgtcctgccccccttccagcgtgctgtccgagcgctgcttcagtgcagctggtggtgtggtcaccgagaaacgctcacgtctgtctcacaagtctgtggacagactgacgtttctcaagatgaaccaggcgtgggtggaaggcgagttcctggcccctgttgtcggcgagagggggacatgaactggctaagaaccatcgttaatgtgccttaccaccctttaccacctcctggctcctgctcactaagccagcctggttcactgtctttgactattacgtcgcctgcagccacacattttacacctacagtgggctgctgtgtactgcccttctgctgtctgtctgtgtttcccactgccagggtacacagatttaccttctgctgccactctgccaccagctattacgtcaaaaaatagctatatctgtgtaattggttgtaaaaacaaaacaaaaaaaaccaaaaaaaaaaaaaaggtttaatttttctgaggtgaccgggttgaaaactgtgttgtcccagttgtgtattggacacgatgtgggctgcacgaccgctgtctgggacctcctgttgtgttcatttacggcctggtatcaccgctaggtaccagggctattatgtcacgctgcctgcctgctgccacactcacactactcctccattcctcctgctgatgctgctgtctgtctgtgtttcccactgccagggtacacagaattaccttctgctgccactctgccaccagctattacgtcaaacaatagctgcacacataattactcctccattcctcctgctgctgctgctgtctgtctgtctgtgtttcccactgccagggtacacagatttaccttctgctgccactctgccaccagctattacgtcaaaaaatagctatatctgtgtaattggttgtaaaaacaaaacaaaaaacaaaaaacaaaaaaaaaggtttaatttttctgaggtgcccgggttgaaaactgtgttgtcccagttgtgtattggacacgatgtgggctgcacgaccgctgtctgggacctcctgttgtgttcatttacggcctggtatcaccgctaggtaccagggctattatgtcacgctgcctacctgctgccacactcacactactcctccattcctcctgctgatgctgctgtctgtctgtgtttcccactgccagggtacacagaattagcttctgctgccactctgccaccagctattacgtcaaacaatagctgctcacattactcctccattcctcctgctgctgctgctgtctgtctgtgtttcccactgccagggtacacagatttaccttctgctgccactctgccaccagctattacgtcaaacaatagctgcacacataattactcctccattcctcctgctgctgctgctgtctgtctgtctgtgtttcccactgccagggtacacagatttaccttctgctgccactctgccaccagctattacgtcaaaaaatagctatatctgtgtaatttgttgtaaaaacaaaacaaaaaaaaccaaaaaaaaaaaaaggtttaatttttctgaggtgcccgggttgaaaactgtgttgtcccagttgtgtattggacacaatgtgggctgcacgaccgctgtctgggacctcctgcctgctgtgtttatttacagccctggtatcaccgctaagtaccagggctattatgtcacgctgcctgcctcattgactgcctgctgccacacactcatcctcctgctgctgaatttacctcctgctgtctgtgtgtttccactgccagggagcacatacaatggcgcttccaacatgcgtgcgccaccagctatttgttacgctcaaaaatagctgcatttctttaaaaaaaaaatttgaaaagagaaataagtgaagaagaagacgatattgaagaagaagaagatgaagaagaagaagaagaagaagaagaagaagaaggagaagaagatgaagaagaagaagatgaagaagatgaagaagatgaagaagatgaagatgaagaagatgaagaagatgaagaagaagaagatgaagaagaagaagatgaagaagaagaagatgaagatgatgaagaagaagaagatgaagaagatgaagaagaagatgaagaagatgaagaagaagaagatgatgaagaagaagaagaagatgaagaagaagaagaagaagatgaagatgaagaagaagatgaagaagatgaagaagatgaagaagaagatgaagaagatgaagaagatgaagaagaagatgaagaagatgaagaagaagaagatgatgaagaagaagaagatgaagaagatgaagaagatgaagatgaagaagatgaagaagatgaagaagaagaagatgaagaagatgaagaagatgaagaagaagatgaagaagatgaagaagaagatgaagaagatgaagaagatgaagaaaaagaagatgaagaagaagaagatgatgatgaagaagatgaagaagatgaagaagaagaagaagacaatataaaagaagaagaagatatagaagaagatatagaagaagaagatatagaagaagaagatatagaagaagaagaagaagaagaagatatagaagataaagaagaagaagaagaagtatatacagtactgaacaaatttctggacacaacttctcttttcaactttttttttttaaaggaacatccccacataatcacttgc contains:
- the LOC137537048 gene encoding uncharacterized protein → MEELLKQMALATVQLQQSMVAQQPCMVSQQQATEALREASEGQAKILLEAVQKLAKGRETAGAAPSNQAMSSLSSISSSSSSSSISSSSISSSSISSSISSSSFILSSSSSSSSSSSSSSSSSSSSSFSSSSSSSSSSSSSSSSSSSSSSSSSSSSSSSSSSSSSSSSSSSSSSSSSSSSSSSSSSSSSSSSSSSSSSSSSSSSSSSSSSSSSSSSSSSSSSSSSSSSSSSSSSSSSSSSSSSSSSSSSSSSSSSSSSSSSSSSSSSSSSSSSSSSSSSSSSSSSSSSSPSSSSSSSSSSSSS